One part of the Planctomycetaceae bacterium genome encodes these proteins:
- a CDS encoding DUF6605 domain-containing protein, with product MTFPRDWLSGVYLGKLTTIPESSSEPYWQSYVIFIVRDDRRADVLFQCSDNTWQAYNRWPDNESLYTHPDGAHAPGVAVAFDRPYGMYTQIFEHPLSTGSGEFLLWEFPLCFWLEKHGYDVTYGSNSDTIDADFLTRCRTFVSVGHDEYWDQRQYRSVETAIESGVSVLWLCGNSVFIDSPFSPNETGAPRRRIHRAGCYGPLRQDESEKYPTLFTGLQSTGPDERRIIGARSVVPFNGGGDWIVTKPDHWLFAGTELRAGDRIPGLVGWEHHGEPDPDRAGLEVLAEGSVWAGGTDEGHYTATMFPGPKGNIIFNAATIFWAQGLASPPGHIIPWSHFSRPHGPDERVKKMTHNLLQQTLRTSNRD from the coding sequence ATCACATTTCCCAGGGACTGGCTCAGCGGCGTGTATCTCGGCAAGCTGACGACAATTCCTGAATCGTCGTCGGAACCGTACTGGCAAAGTTACGTGATTTTCATCGTCCGGGACGATCGCCGGGCCGACGTGCTGTTTCAGTGCAGCGACAACACCTGGCAGGCGTACAATCGCTGGCCGGACAACGAGTCGCTTTATACTCACCCCGACGGAGCCCATGCGCCAGGCGTCGCCGTCGCCTTCGATCGTCCGTACGGGATGTACACGCAGATTTTCGAACATCCGCTGTCGACCGGCTCGGGAGAATTCCTGCTGTGGGAATTTCCGCTTTGCTTCTGGCTGGAAAAGCACGGCTATGACGTCACCTACGGTTCGAACAGCGACACGATTGACGCCGACTTTCTCACGCGATGCCGCACATTCGTGAGCGTCGGGCACGACGAATACTGGGACCAGCGCCAATACCGCAGTGTGGAAACGGCGATCGAATCCGGGGTCAGCGTGCTGTGGCTGTGCGGAAACTCGGTGTTTATCGATTCGCCGTTTTCGCCGAACGAAACCGGGGCTCCGCGCCGCAGAATTCACAGAGCCGGCTGTTACGGACCGTTGCGGCAGGACGAATCCGAAAAGTATCCGACGCTGTTCACGGGCCTGCAGAGCACCGGGCCGGACGAACGCCGGATCATCGGTGCTCGCAGCGTCGTTCCCTTCAACGGCGGCGGCGACTGGATCGTCACGAAACCTGACCACTGGCTGTTCGCGGGAACTGAACTGCGCGCGGGGGACAGGATTCCCGGACTCGTCGGCTGGGAACATCACGGGGAACCGGATCCCGATCGAGCGGGACTGGAAGTGCTGGCGGAAGGCAGCGTCTGGGCCGGAGGAACCGACGAAGGGCATTACACAGCAACAATGTTTCCCGGTCCGAAGGGAAATATCATCTTCAACGCGGCAACGATTTTCTGGGCTCAGGGACTGGCCAGCCCGCCGGGTCACATCATCCCGTGGTCTCACTTCAGCCGACCTCACGGCCCGGATGAGCGAGTCAAAAAAATGACTCACAACCTGCTGCAGCAGACTCTGCGGACTTCGAATCGCGACTAA
- a CDS encoding OmpA family protein yields the protein MNIPVRTLHLVVVFAVSIGSSGCLHERFVPADQLAASQLHAQTLYAENQQLISANAEAAQVMAGLDSERQMLAQQLGQTESQLATSNSRIDNLLKERSELKDRYGNLLRNGDPLLTGSPGSAVPGFEFDPVTGLSRFPEDVLFDLGSAELRPEAMPILKKFASTVQSGSARNLRIVIVGHSDDQNIVRPATAAKHPTNWHLSTDRADSVVVQLSHLGVTEERMAAMGYSKFQPLEASTSESSRRRNRRVELYVVPDAGGLAQWDPAKSLR from the coding sequence ATGAACATCCCTGTCAGGACTCTTCACCTGGTTGTGGTTTTCGCGGTATCGATCGGCAGCAGCGGTTGCCTGCACGAACGCTTCGTGCCCGCCGATCAGCTTGCCGCGTCGCAGCTTCACGCCCAGACTCTGTATGCCGAAAACCAGCAACTGATTTCCGCGAACGCCGAGGCAGCTCAGGTCATGGCGGGGCTGGATTCGGAGCGTCAGATGCTGGCTCAGCAGCTTGGACAGACCGAATCGCAGCTTGCGACATCCAATTCCCGGATCGATAACCTGCTGAAGGAACGTTCCGAACTGAAGGACCGTTACGGCAATCTGCTGCGAAACGGTGATCCGCTGCTGACGGGAAGCCCCGGTTCCGCGGTTCCGGGATTCGAATTCGACCCCGTGACGGGACTGAGTCGATTTCCGGAAGACGTGTTGTTTGATCTTGGCAGCGCCGAGTTGCGTCCCGAAGCGATGCCGATTCTGAAGAAATTTGCGTCAACGGTGCAATCCGGTTCGGCCCGGAACCTGCGAATCGTGATTGTCGGACACTCCGACGACCAGAACATCGTTCGCCCGGCAACGGCCGCCAAGCATCCCACGAACTGGCATCTGTCGACCGACCGTGCCGATTCCGTCGTCGTGCAGCTTTCGCACCTGGGCGTCACGGAGGAACGGATGGCCGCGATGGGTTATAGCAAGTTCCAGCCACTGGAAGCCTCGACGTCGGAATCATCGCGACGCCGCAATCGCCGCGTGGAACTTTATGTCGTCCCGGACGCCGGCGGATTGGCTCAGTGGGACCCGGCGAAGTCGCTGCGTTAA
- the rnpA gene encoding ribonuclease P protein component: protein MDPADRNFRFTKQQRLRSTEQFRRCYDDGQRAGDDHLLVFALRNGLQLTRVGLSVSKKHGNAVVRNRKKRLLREAYRLLQHELPAGLDIVLIPRQRQDSTLADFQSSLRRLVRKVARRPPPAAKTTDGGESRK, encoded by the coding sequence GTGGATCCCGCTGACCGAAATTTTCGCTTCACAAAGCAGCAGCGTTTGCGCAGCACGGAACAGTTCCGGCGGTGCTATGATGACGGTCAGCGTGCGGGAGACGACCATCTGCTGGTGTTCGCCCTGAGAAACGGCCTGCAGCTCACGCGAGTCGGACTCAGTGTGTCGAAGAAACACGGCAACGCGGTCGTCCGCAACCGGAAGAAGCGACTGCTGCGGGAAGCCTACCGGCTGCTGCAACATGAACTTCCGGCCGGACTGGACATCGTCCTGATCCCGCGACAGCGGCAGGATTCAACGCTGGCTGATTTTCAGTCGTCACTGCGGCGTCTTGTCAGAAAAGTGGCTCGCCGACCGCCGCCCGCTGCGAAAACGACCGATGGCGGAGAATCGCGGAAATGA
- the yidD gene encoding membrane protein insertion efficiency factor YidD, protein MQSITAVPGLIVILLIRGYQTFLSPLVGRNCRFHPTCSQYFIEAVRKYGLVIGSWKGIRRISRCHPWNDGGFDPP, encoded by the coding sequence ATGCAGTCGATCACAGCCGTCCCCGGACTGATCGTCATCCTGCTGATTCGCGGCTATCAGACATTTCTCAGTCCGCTGGTCGGCCGCAACTGCCGGTTCCACCCGACCTGCAGCCAGTACTTCATTGAGGCCGTGCGAAAGTACGGACTCGTGATCGGTTCCTGGAAGGGAATTCGACGCATCAGCCGATGTCATCCGTGGAACGACGGAGGCTTTGACCCGCCATGA
- a CDS encoding RbsD/FucU family protein: MLRSELIHPKISEVVAQAGHSSKILIADGNYPASSAIGPKAQLVSLNLAPGIVTVAQVLKVLLAAVPVEAVNTMGMPDDDPYRLDHDPPVWDEYRDILRTAGVSVELQPIERWDFYDAVASRDHVLTIQTGDQALWANLLLTVGVRKAGE; this comes from the coding sequence ATGCTTCGATCCGAACTCATTCATCCAAAGATCTCCGAAGTGGTTGCTCAGGCCGGGCATAGTTCGAAGATTCTGATCGCTGACGGAAACTATCCCGCGTCGTCGGCGATTGGTCCGAAAGCTCAGCTTGTCAGTCTGAACCTGGCTCCCGGCATCGTGACGGTTGCTCAGGTGCTGAAAGTGCTGCTGGCGGCCGTGCCGGTGGAAGCGGTCAACACGATGGGAATGCCGGACGACGATCCGTATAGGCTGGACCACGATCCTCCCGTGTGGGACGAATACCGTGACATTCTGAGGACGGCTGGCGTTTCGGTGGAACTGCAGCCGATCGAACGCTGGGATTTCTACGACGCGGTCGCGTCCCGCGATCACGTGCTGACCATTCAAACCGGCGATCAGGCGCTTTGGGCGAATCTGCTGCTGACCGTGGGAGTCCGCAAGGCGGGAGAATAG
- a CDS encoding O-acetylhomoserine aminocarboxypropyltransferase/cysteine synthase family protein, whose translation MKLETACLHAGQKPDPATNSRGVPIYRTSSYVFNSTEHAANLFGLKELGNIYTRLMNPTHDVLEQRVAQLEGGAAAVALASGTSAVFYSLINILKAGDEFVSANNLYGGSFTQFNDILPQFGITPRFVDPVDPNNFAGAINDRTKAVFCETVSNPGLEISDIEAIAKIAHDHGLPLIVDSTFSTPALTRPIEHGADIVVHSLTKWMGGHGTGIGGVVVDSGKFAWKNNNFPLMNEPDSSYHGIRWAHDLGDLSPIAYALRMRVIPLRNLGACISPDNAWMFLQGIETLPLRMERHCVNSLAVAEFLQNHPAVEWVRYPGMKGDSNFAKAQKYLGGRGGSMVVFGIKGGAAAGSRFIESLKLFSHLANVGDAKSLAIHPATTTHSQMTEEQQIAGGIPPEMVRLSIGIEHIDDIIADLERALDSEVSPEFRRTWIPG comes from the coding sequence ATGAAGCTTGAAACCGCCTGTCTACATGCCGGACAGAAGCCTGATCCCGCGACGAATTCGCGCGGCGTTCCCATTTACCGCACAAGTTCCTACGTCTTCAACAGCACCGAACATGCCGCGAATCTGTTCGGCCTGAAGGAACTGGGCAACATCTATACGCGGCTGATGAATCCGACTCATGACGTGCTGGAACAGCGAGTCGCGCAACTGGAAGGCGGCGCGGCCGCGGTGGCTCTGGCATCCGGAACCAGCGCCGTTTTCTACAGCCTGATCAACATCCTGAAGGCCGGCGATGAATTCGTTTCGGCCAACAATCTGTACGGAGGCTCATTCACTCAGTTCAACGACATCCTGCCGCAGTTTGGCATCACGCCGCGGTTTGTCGATCCTGTCGACCCGAACAATTTTGCCGGGGCCATCAACGATCGCACCAAAGCCGTGTTTTGCGAAACGGTCAGCAATCCGGGGCTGGAGATTTCCGACATCGAAGCGATCGCGAAGATTGCTCACGATCACGGACTTCCGCTGATTGTTGATTCCACGTTCAGCACGCCGGCACTGACTCGGCCCATTGAACACGGTGCGGACATCGTTGTGCATTCGCTGACGAAATGGATGGGCGGCCACGGAACGGGTATCGGCGGGGTCGTCGTCGACAGCGGAAAGTTCGCCTGGAAGAACAACAACTTCCCGCTGATGAATGAGCCGGACAGCAGCTACCACGGCATCCGCTGGGCTCACGATCTGGGCGACTTGTCCCCGATCGCGTACGCTCTTCGCATGCGAGTCATCCCGCTGCGAAATCTGGGTGCGTGCATTTCTCCCGACAACGCATGGATGTTTCTGCAGGGCATTGAAACTCTGCCGCTTCGCATGGAACGTCACTGTGTGAATTCGCTGGCGGTTGCCGAATTCCTGCAGAACCACCCGGCCGTCGAATGGGTCCGTTATCCGGGAATGAAAGGCGATTCGAATTTCGCGAAGGCTCAGAAATACCTCGGCGGGCGCGGCGGTTCGATGGTCGTTTTCGGAATCAAGGGAGGAGCGGCGGCGGGCAGCCGGTTCATCGAATCGCTGAAGCTGTTTTCCCACCTGGCAAACGTCGGAGACGCCAAGAGCCTTGCGATTCACCCCGCCACGACGACTCATTCGCAAATGACGGAAGAACAGCAGATCGCCGGAGGAATTCCGCCGGAAATGGTTCGTCTGTCAATCGGCATCGAACACATCGACGACATCATTGCCGATCTGGAGCGGGCACTGGATTCCGAAGTGTCACCCGAATTCCGCCGCACCTGGATTCCGGGATAG
- a CDS encoding DUF6263 family protein, which translates to MRLMRSVLLLSLSVAAISPSSSNAQDLLRWKLNRGETLNYTVQQKMEMSVNVAGTDVTNTINQKMGMVWNISEIAASGDVIMNQVINRIQLRMENSQTGTAEFDTQDPTPPGNPLMKAMADTFGNIVGKEFTVTMKPTGKVDEVSIPKELLDAIRNSSAGVPGSLDTKPL; encoded by the coding sequence ATGAGACTGATGCGATCCGTGCTGTTACTTTCGCTGTCTGTGGCTGCGATATCCCCTTCGTCGTCGAATGCTCAGGATCTGCTGCGCTGGAAACTGAACCGGGGCGAAACGCTGAATTACACGGTTCAGCAGAAGATGGAAATGTCCGTCAATGTCGCCGGAACCGACGTCACCAACACCATCAACCAGAAGATGGGAATGGTGTGGAACATCTCCGAAATCGCCGCGTCGGGTGACGTGATCATGAATCAGGTCATCAACCGCATTCAGTTGCGGATGGAGAACTCGCAAACGGGAACGGCGGAATTTGATACTCAGGATCCGACGCCGCCGGGAAATCCTTTGATGAAGGCGATGGCGGACACCTTCGGCAACATCGTCGGCAAGGAATTCACCGTCACGATGAAGCCGACCGGCAAGGTTGACGAAGTCTCGATTCCGAAGGAACTGCTGGATGCAATTCGCAATTCGTCCGCCGGCGTTCCCGGCAGTCTCGATACGAAACCGCTCTGA
- a CDS encoding heparin lyase I family protein yields the protein MSFPQRRLLLLAGLFAITAVHSVSGTADVIFQADFETGDLSQWKDTGTASQNASSRNVEVVTDIVQQGKYAARMTIHEDDVFNDRQLRVQLGGPRVEVQEGSDTYMSFFLYMAEAPKDRDNFFYWEGAPPPRWRNVMTWWVEPKEGGGTVIRYGTGNLGRDGLHWEHDFEIGKWHQVAMHVHWSEDPDAGNVKLWFDGRPVLDKHVKTKGPESVYFCQPGIHRSPHRSSVDTISFDNFSLADTLEEVLPKPAAAESKANAE from the coding sequence ATGAGTTTCCCGCAACGACGTCTCCTGTTGCTCGCAGGTCTGTTCGCCATCACAGCCGTTCATTCCGTTTCGGGAACCGCCGACGTCATTTTTCAGGCGGACTTTGAAACCGGTGATCTGAGTCAGTGGAAGGACACCGGTACCGCCAGCCAGAACGCGAGTTCTCGAAATGTCGAGGTGGTCACGGACATCGTGCAGCAGGGGAAGTACGCAGCGCGGATGACGATCCACGAAGACGACGTCTTCAACGACCGGCAACTGCGAGTCCAGCTTGGCGGCCCGCGTGTCGAAGTTCAGGAAGGTTCGGACACGTACATGTCGTTCTTCCTGTACATGGCGGAAGCTCCAAAGGATCGTGACAACTTCTTCTACTGGGAAGGAGCTCCGCCGCCGCGGTGGCGAAACGTGATGACGTGGTGGGTTGAACCGAAGGAAGGTGGCGGCACCGTGATTCGCTACGGCACGGGAAATCTCGGACGCGACGGGCTGCACTGGGAACACGATTTCGAAATTGGTAAGTGGCATCAGGTCGCAATGCACGTTCACTGGTCGGAAGATCCGGACGCCGGCAACGTGAAGCTGTGGTTCGACGGCAGGCCGGTTCTGGACAAGCACGTGAAAACGAAGGGCCCCGAATCCGTGTACTTCTGCCAGCCCGGCATCCATCGAAGCCCGCACCGATCGTCTGTGGATACGATCTCCTTCGACAACTTCAGCCTTGCCGACACGCTGGAAGAGGTGCTGCCAAAACCGGCGGCGGCTGAGTCAAAAGCAAACGCCGAATGA
- a CDS encoding GDSL-type esterase/lipase family protein, with protein sequence MNQSLPFEFRTICRRLAVNAVLAVASLTVFGVCDRADAQDSVADPAWLTAAPPAPDAVDEADPPALWARHVVALNPPPESGCVLNIAADGVTSVYFNGQRLLKNERLVFSDLSGHAVSFDVTALLRSGNNGIAVSVVPAEENTPAKAAVWLTAPNDRTLTVTGKDWKVSDQAPPVGWQQTDFNDNPNTRGLASEWHAAVPDNQLRVSGIAADRIRVRHWQRQSADRRLSSRPFQFQDGDHVVLLGATFIERAQSFGHLEAVLTAAAGDRHVTFRNLGWSADTVFSESRGIFDSPEQGYLRMIEHVRAEEPSLIVLCYGQNEAMQWGAGPDAQARFVAQFERLIEDLSTTGAGFVIVSPHAFLPAAEPLPDPRHWNDALRTCAGWLKEIASRRDAKFVDLITDMQASLLRIDAELLPGRATPAISVDDHPELIAGRVSQWTDNGMHFNEAGYERMAVLLAERLFETPPPAAGIAVHPADTNVETTSGQLQDIGWQPADDSTVLVQFQFRRTQLSPWPTVVRLPAVGSDAIVSETIDATFDDQTQSLELVEVSVPQPTASQSRTVTYFGADPQYQALRSLIVKKNELYFHRWRPENVTYLFGFRKHEQGNNASEIARFDPLIDALEQQIFQVQQPQWQTFTVRSARKP encoded by the coding sequence ATGAACCAGTCCTTGCCGTTTGAATTCCGGACGATTTGCCGGCGGCTTGCCGTCAACGCGGTGCTGGCCGTCGCTTCGCTGACTGTTTTCGGTGTCTGCGATCGTGCTGACGCTCAGGATTCGGTCGCAGATCCGGCATGGCTGACGGCCGCGCCCCCCGCGCCGGACGCAGTCGACGAAGCCGATCCGCCCGCGCTGTGGGCTCGGCACGTTGTGGCCCTGAACCCGCCGCCGGAATCGGGCTGTGTGCTGAACATCGCAGCTGACGGCGTGACATCGGTCTATTTCAACGGTCAGCGGCTGTTGAAGAACGAACGTCTGGTGTTCAGTGACCTCTCCGGTCACGCGGTTTCGTTCGACGTGACGGCGCTGCTGCGTTCTGGAAACAACGGCATCGCCGTGTCTGTTGTTCCCGCCGAAGAAAACACTCCCGCGAAGGCAGCCGTCTGGCTCACGGCACCGAACGACCGAACTCTGACCGTCACCGGAAAGGACTGGAAGGTCAGCGACCAGGCGCCGCCGGTCGGCTGGCAGCAGACGGATTTCAACGACAACCCCAACACGCGAGGTCTGGCCAGTGAATGGCACGCGGCAGTTCCAGACAACCAACTGCGTGTCTCCGGCATTGCCGCGGATCGCATCAGAGTTCGTCACTGGCAGCGGCAATCCGCCGACAGACGGCTGTCGTCGCGTCCGTTTCAATTTCAGGACGGCGATCATGTTGTCCTGCTGGGGGCCACGTTCATCGAACGAGCCCAGAGTTTTGGCCATCTGGAAGCGGTGCTGACAGCGGCGGCCGGCGACCGTCACGTGACGTTCCGAAATCTCGGGTGGAGCGCCGACACGGTCTTTTCGGAATCTCGCGGAATTTTTGATTCCCCCGAACAGGGTTACCTGCGAATGATCGAACATGTTCGCGCGGAAGAACCCAGCCTGATCGTTCTGTGCTACGGACAGAACGAAGCCATGCAGTGGGGCGCGGGCCCGGACGCGCAAGCCCGCTTTGTTGCTCAGTTCGAAAGGCTGATCGAAGACCTGTCGACAACGGGGGCGGGTTTCGTGATCGTTTCGCCGCACGCGTTTCTTCCGGCCGCGGAGCCATTGCCGGATCCTCGCCACTGGAACGACGCCTTGCGGACGTGCGCCGGCTGGCTGAAGGAAATCGCTTCACGGCGGGACGCGAAATTTGTTGATCTGATCACCGACATGCAGGCGTCTCTGCTGCGGATCGACGCCGAATTGCTGCCCGGTCGCGCGACGCCGGCAATCAGCGTCGACGATCATCCGGAACTGATTGCCGGTCGGGTTTCGCAGTGGACCGACAACGGAATGCACTTCAACGAAGCCGGCTACGAACGCATGGCTGTGCTGCTGGCGGAACGACTTTTTGAAACGCCGCCACCAGCCGCCGGGATCGCCGTCCATCCCGCCGATACGAACGTGGAAACGACTTCGGGGCAACTGCAGGACATCGGCTGGCAGCCGGCCGACGATTCCACGGTGCTGGTGCAGTTTCAGTTCCGGCGCACTCAGTTGTCACCGTGGCCGACCGTGGTACGTCTGCCCGCCGTCGGTTCGGACGCGATCGTTTCGGAGACGATCGACGCAACATTCGACGATCAGACTCAAAGCCTGGAACTCGTCGAAGTCAGCGTTCCTCAGCCGACGGCCTCACAAAGCAGGACCGTAACCTACTTCGGGGCGGATCCTCAGTACCAGGCCCTGCGGTCTCTGATCGTGAAGAAGAACGAGCTGTATTTTCATCGCTGGCGGCCGGAAAACGTGACCTATCTGTTCGGATTCCGAAAACACGAACAGGGAAACAACGCCAGCGAAATCGCCCGGTTTGATCCGCTGATCGATGCTCTGGAACAGCAGATTTTCCAGGTGCAGCAGCCGCAATGGCAGACCTTCACCGTCCGGTCGGCACGAAAGCCATAG
- a CDS encoding molybdopterin dinucleotide binding domain-containing protein: MSSRTFLLNAARTSQQGVQINVGKDGDEYQAIVNTLTLHPDDMAELGLNTGDSVRVSTEFGSAEFQCESGKVPEGMIVVPYGPPTCRLMGGDTEGTGMPMSKGWEVTVEKI, translated from the coding sequence ATGTCATCCCGGACTTTTCTGTTAAACGCCGCCCGGACGTCTCAACAGGGCGTGCAGATCAATGTCGGAAAAGACGGTGACGAATACCAGGCGATCGTCAACACGCTGACACTGCATCCCGATGACATGGCGGAACTGGGCCTGAACACGGGCGACAGCGTCCGCGTCAGTACGGAATTCGGTTCGGCCGAATTTCAGTGCGAATCGGGAAAAGTGCCGGAAGGCATGATCGTCGTTCCGTATGGGCCTCCCACCTGTCGACTCATGGGCGGCGATACCGAAGGCACGGGAATGCCGATGTCCAAGGGCTGGGAAGTGACTGTCGAGAAGATCTAA